From a region of the Paenibacillus lutimineralis genome:
- a CDS encoding GNAT family N-acetyltransferase: MANVPSRKTGMPIFSPTITDFWQTEFLNGDVLYSDEVFTIAINPDLDEDRRIMVLETIDGRVMVVLTPALAEKTALHKKQGLSEETFRQKLNEAGVSLHGADYLFYFSEADKNVVLQENLEGELRRLTGHDHAVFSNFQSSASEQDLDDAYVELDHWAVFGSFEQNRLVSAASMYPWENSRIADLGVLTLTSFRGKGHARKVVRSISKYAYGQGYEPQYRCQLDNLASVSLAKAAGLTLYGKWDVVSPDSMN; the protein is encoded by the coding sequence GTGGCGAATGTACCAAGTCGAAAAACAGGGATGCCTATATTCTCGCCAACGATAACTGATTTTTGGCAGACGGAATTTTTGAATGGAGACGTTCTATATAGCGATGAAGTCTTTACTATCGCTATCAATCCGGACCTGGACGAGGACCGCCGGATCATGGTGCTTGAAACCATCGACGGCAGGGTTATGGTGGTCCTGACACCGGCGCTAGCTGAAAAAACAGCCCTCCATAAAAAACAAGGCCTGTCTGAAGAGACTTTTCGCCAGAAATTAAATGAAGCTGGAGTCTCCCTTCATGGCGCGGATTATTTATTTTATTTCTCGGAAGCCGATAAGAATGTAGTGCTGCAAGAAAACCTGGAAGGTGAATTACGCCGGTTAACAGGGCATGATCATGCAGTTTTCTCTAATTTCCAATCCTCCGCCTCGGAGCAAGACTTGGACGATGCTTATGTAGAATTGGATCACTGGGCGGTGTTCGGTTCTTTTGAGCAGAATCGCCTAGTCAGCGCCGCCAGTATGTATCCTTGGGAGAATTCGAGAATTGCCGACCTCGGCGTACTGACTCTGACATCCTTTAGAGGAAAAGGCCACGCCCGCAAAGTAGTGCGTTCAATAAGCAAATATGCCTACGGTCAGGGGTACGAACCCCAGTACCGCTGCCAACTCGATAATCTGGCTTCTGTATCACTGGCTAAAGCGGCGGGGTTGACGCTGTATGGAAAGTGGGATGTGGTTTCTCCCGACTCCATGAACTGA
- a CDS encoding GrpB family protein gives MKITVVEHHPEWKEAYLKEERDIQNILHSELVNSFHVGSTSVPGLKAKPIIDILLVVRDINALDQYSVQFEHLGYEVMGEFGIRGRRYFRKGGDNRTHHIHAFQYDHIQEIERHLAFRDYLCHHPEIAKEYGELKDELAKKYPNDIESYGDGKDDFVKKVEKQALIWHWTHR, from the coding sequence ATGAAAATTACGGTTGTGGAGCATCATCCTGAGTGGAAAGAAGCGTATTTAAAGGAAGAGCGTGATATTCAAAATATTCTTCATAGTGAATTAGTGAATAGCTTTCACGTTGGTAGTACCTCGGTTCCCGGTTTGAAGGCGAAGCCTATTATTGATATCTTGCTTGTAGTTCGTGATATCAACGCTTTGGACCAATATTCCGTCCAATTTGAGCATCTTGGGTATGAAGTCATGGGAGAGTTCGGTATTCGTGGCAGAAGATATTTCCGTAAAGGGGGAGACAACCGGACGCATCACATTCATGCTTTCCAGTATGATCATATCCAGGAAATTGAGCGCCATCTCGCCTTCAGAGATTATCTGTGCCATCATCCTGAAATAGCGAAGGAATACGGTGAATTAAAGGATGAATTGGCGAAGAAATATCCAAATGATATCGAGAGTTATGGGGACGGAAAAGATGATTTTGTGAAGAAAGTAGAAAAACAAGCCTTGATCTGGCATTGGACTCACCGCTAA
- a CDS encoding nitroreductase family protein, producing MSNVQTIVNEISAEVQATRVSEYPVSPLFLNRWSTRAFSTREVSDQDLYTVLDAAHWAPSSFNDQPWRFVVAKTEEQRSVFHQFINEFNLTWVSTAPVLIVVASDKLRDNGDPNGAHAFDAGAAWASMAIQATLLGMVTHAMGGIDRNKARQMLNIPDHFEIHAVIALGYHGDKSLLPEGVQQREVPNSRRPLNELVYEGRIE from the coding sequence ATGAGCAATGTACAAACCATCGTCAATGAAATTTCAGCGGAGGTGCAGGCTACACGCGTCTCCGAGTATCCGGTCAGCCCTCTCTTTCTGAATCGCTGGTCAACGCGCGCTTTTTCAACCCGCGAAGTAAGCGATCAAGATCTATATACGGTGTTGGATGCCGCACACTGGGCTCCATCTTCTTTTAATGATCAGCCATGGCGTTTCGTTGTCGCTAAAACGGAGGAGCAGCGTAGCGTATTCCATCAATTCATTAATGAATTCAATTTAACCTGGGTGTCCACTGCCCCTGTTCTGATTGTTGTTGCTTCCGATAAACTAAGAGACAATGGCGATCCAAATGGCGCTCATGCTTTCGATGCAGGTGCAGCATGGGCTTCGATGGCGATTCAAGCGACGTTGCTTGGTATGGTCACTCATGCCATGGGAGGCATTGATCGTAATAAAGCTAGACAAATGTTGAATATCCCAGATCACTTCGAGATTCATGCCGTTATCGCTCTTGGATATCATGGGGATAAATCCTTACTGCCTGAAGGCGTCCAACAGCGTGAAGTCCCTAACAGCCGCCGCCCGCTGAATGAACTTGTGTATGAAGGGAGAATCGAATAG
- a CDS encoding sigma-70 family RNA polymerase sigma factor: MKVNHLVKQAQKGNKEALLQLIMADKDAYYRLAYTYMGNEHDAMDAMEDMIVTLYEKIDQLKKGEAFYSWSKTILVNRCKTLLRKKDRLLPLENETESLFAALTDDNPYRDAESEMNMEVLLSHLNAHQREAIELRYVHDLTYQTIADITGAPLGTIKSRISQGIQKLEILIGGGSF, translated from the coding sequence ATGAAGGTAAATCATCTTGTCAAACAAGCCCAAAAAGGCAACAAGGAAGCCTTATTACAACTAATCATGGCTGATAAGGACGCTTATTATCGTCTTGCCTATACATACATGGGGAACGAGCATGATGCCATGGATGCCATGGAGGATATGATTGTTACCCTGTATGAAAAAATTGATCAATTGAAAAAAGGGGAGGCCTTCTACAGCTGGAGTAAAACCATTCTCGTTAACCGGTGCAAAACATTGCTTCGTAAAAAGGATCGATTACTTCCACTAGAGAACGAGACAGAATCACTATTTGCTGCATTAACTGACGATAATCCCTATCGTGATGCAGAGTCCGAGATGAACATGGAGGTATTGCTATCTCATCTTAACGCACATCAGCGTGAAGCGATTGAACTTCGTTATGTTCATGACCTTACGTATCAGACGATTGCGGATATAACTGGTGCACCGCTTGGAACAATTAAATCGAGAATCTCGCAAGGAATTCAAAAGCTAGAGATTTTGATCGGAGGTGGATCGTTTTGA
- a CDS encoding DUF4179 domain-containing protein: MRTVDKKFEEYKQNQVQAPSDLEGRLRDALQHAPVKQRKVNKTVVWISSVVAALILMVGAYEYPALAYYFNKVSLNSLSFAEVMEQGVGQRVDKSLTLNDGTVLTINGVIADDNVFRMYYTIDRPAGTEYTDDDFLRYSFDRVQGFLTHSKSLGGGGSPGEDKGQFIGENEFEPVSPFTRALTLVFNEWLDSGEKVSYSISFDFEANKAMKSIVKEKLSESIVVDKGTIHYDYITASPTSTIVKGHYELEEYPRFSGETKLYMNGIEVGRTRAEAHNPDFSLQFDPFPTDHVQSIELVLENFEGYHKINEPISLASPSDRSVKVGDEKLWIRSVTKTKTGYDIVIARKQFTFLETDNLAIQAGGKTVPVASISEERPWNLNNGNILWEQTYSFNTEDKPEYLICDGYQYIKTYNKKISIPVDRRK, translated from the coding sequence TTGAGAACGGTCGATAAGAAATTCGAGGAGTACAAACAGAATCAGGTACAAGCTCCGTCAGATCTAGAGGGAAGACTTAGGGATGCATTGCAGCATGCTCCGGTAAAACAAAGAAAAGTAAATAAAACGGTGGTATGGATATCTTCAGTTGTTGCAGCACTTATTCTAATGGTCGGAGCTTATGAGTATCCTGCCCTGGCTTATTATTTCAATAAAGTCAGCTTGAACTCTCTAAGCTTTGCTGAGGTAATGGAGCAGGGGGTTGGCCAAAGGGTAGACAAAAGCCTAACACTTAATGATGGCACAGTTCTTACCATTAATGGTGTGATTGCAGACGATAATGTATTTCGCATGTATTACACGATTGATCGACCTGCAGGTACTGAGTATACTGACGATGATTTTTTACGTTATAGCTTTGATCGAGTGCAAGGGTTCTTGACCCATTCCAAGTCGCTTGGAGGAGGCGGGTCTCCCGGCGAAGACAAGGGCCAGTTCATAGGAGAAAATGAATTCGAACCTGTAAGTCCATTTACTCGAGCTTTAACCCTTGTATTTAACGAATGGCTGGACAGTGGGGAGAAGGTATCCTATTCCATCTCCTTCGATTTTGAAGCGAATAAAGCGATGAAGAGTATCGTTAAAGAAAAACTATCAGAATCCATTGTGGTTGATAAAGGAACGATTCACTATGACTACATTACGGCTTCGCCTACCTCAACTATCGTGAAGGGGCATTATGAACTCGAAGAGTATCCGAGATTTTCAGGAGAAACCAAGCTCTATATGAATGGAATAGAAGTTGGAAGGACGAGGGCAGAGGCACATAATCCGGACTTTTCGCTTCAATTTGATCCGTTTCCTACAGACCATGTTCAGTCCATTGAACTTGTGCTTGAAAATTTTGAAGGATACCATAAAATCAATGAGCCCATCTCGCTGGCATCACCGTCAGATCGATCTGTTAAAGTGGGTGATGAGAAGTTGTGGATTCGAAGCGTTACTAAAACCAAAACAGGCTATGATATCGTCATTGCCAGAAAACAGTTTACATTCTTGGAAACGGACAATTTAGCCATCCAGGCGGGGGGTAAAACAGTGCCTGTAGCTTCGATTTCCGAGGAACGTCCTTGGAACTTGAATAATGGCAATATCTTGTGGGAGCAGACATATTCTTTTAACACGGAGGACAAACCGGAATATCTAATTTGCGATGGATACCAATATATAAAAACCTACAATAAGAAAATTTCGATTCCTGTAGATCGTAGAAAATGA
- a CDS encoding ADP-ribosylglycohydrolase family protein: MENKLFDRIKGGMYGVAVGDALGGTTEFMNAREIEAMYGYLTEIIGGGVWHLEPGEVTDDTMMTLCVAEGILQEPREPKAAIGRLFLEWYQSRPKDIGNIIRQAFQKYEGDWFETAFIAHMDLGQSAGNGSLMRCLPVALAYKDLVDIDRVTAMQSRMTHYDPRCAEICVMYNRMAHHLLQGESLRATILAEVSGTEYEDIHIANPDCPPSGFIVHTFRWVLHILLHSSDFADVVQQAANLGGDSDTIGAIAGGLAGIHYGYEGISARYAEAIIIKERLDRVISQLYRLKTS, translated from the coding sequence ATGGAAAATAAATTATTCGACCGCATCAAAGGCGGAATGTATGGTGTGGCTGTAGGGGATGCGCTGGGCGGAACGACGGAGTTTATGAATGCACGAGAGATTGAGGCAATGTACGGATATTTGACGGAGATCATCGGTGGTGGGGTATGGCATTTGGAACCCGGGGAAGTGACCGACGATACGATGATGACGCTATGTGTGGCGGAAGGGATTCTTCAGGAACCTCGAGAACCGAAGGCGGCGATAGGGCGTCTTTTCCTGGAATGGTATCAGTCGCGGCCCAAGGACATCGGAAACATCATCCGTCAAGCTTTTCAAAAATATGAGGGAGACTGGTTCGAAACAGCCTTTATAGCACATATGGATCTGGGGCAAAGCGCTGGGAATGGCTCCCTTATGCGATGCCTGCCTGTAGCACTGGCCTACAAGGACTTAGTCGATATAGATAGGGTGACGGCTATGCAGTCACGGATGACGCATTATGATCCAAGGTGTGCCGAAATCTGTGTGATGTATAATCGAATGGCTCATCATCTTCTGCAGGGGGAGAGTTTAAGAGCCACGATCCTGGCTGAGGTATCCGGAACTGAGTATGAAGACATTCATATAGCGAATCCGGATTGTCCGCCAAGCGGTTTTATAGTCCATACCTTCCGGTGGGTACTGCATATTTTGCTTCATTCATCAGATTTTGCGGACGTCGTACAGCAGGCAGCCAATCTAGGGGGAGACTCTGATACGATCGGCGCTATCGCAGGCGGGTTGGCAGGTATCCACTACGGATATGAAGGCATTTCGGCCCGATATGCGGAAGCGATCATAATTAAGGAGAGACTGGATCGGGTCATTTCACAGTTATATAGGTTGAAAACGTCATAA
- a CDS encoding helix-turn-helix transcriptional regulator produces MNKTERQLAITLELQRNKVLRAEDLAAQFETSVRTIYRDIQALSEAGVPIVGAPGQGYSLMEGYFLPPVGFTAEEAVALLMGTDFIEQKLDGEYVCAAKAARRKIEAVLPEQVREESVLVRETMRLIHVGESVAGWKEKDYLGQVRRAILERRKLSFTYLKKIPESDGKRENRREVAPYGLVLVQGNWVLIASCDLRQDIRHFRLSRMRELIVLEERFSMLPGFDLSRYRPPDDRNIRIRVRVNPDIVDKIAESANFYMEAMEGRKDHLLVTFRVRHPEELLPYILGWGEDVEVLEPETLRIRIREVVEKILKRY; encoded by the coding sequence ATGAACAAAACCGAACGACAACTCGCCATTACGCTTGAACTGCAGCGGAATAAGGTGCTCAGGGCGGAAGATTTGGCGGCTCAGTTTGAGACGAGCGTGCGGACGATATACCGTGATATTCAAGCGCTAAGCGAAGCCGGGGTCCCGATCGTCGGAGCCCCCGGGCAGGGATATTCCCTGATGGAAGGGTATTTTCTGCCGCCTGTCGGCTTTACGGCAGAAGAGGCTGTAGCCCTGCTTATGGGAACGGATTTTATCGAGCAGAAGCTGGATGGCGAATACGTCTGCGCTGCCAAGGCGGCCAGGCGTAAAATCGAAGCGGTCCTGCCGGAGCAGGTGCGTGAAGAATCAGTGCTCGTACGGGAAACCATGCGCCTTATTCATGTTGGTGAATCGGTAGCTGGTTGGAAGGAGAAGGATTATCTTGGACAAGTACGACGCGCGATTCTGGAACGTCGGAAATTAAGTTTTACCTATCTGAAAAAGATTCCAGAATCGGATGGTAAACGTGAAAACAGGCGGGAGGTTGCTCCATACGGACTGGTGCTTGTTCAGGGAAACTGGGTGTTGATTGCAAGCTGTGATCTACGGCAGGATATCCGTCATTTCCGATTGTCGCGGATGAGGGAGCTTATCGTGTTGGAAGAGCGCTTTTCCATGCTGCCCGGGTTTGACCTGAGCCGATACCGCCCACCGGACGACCGTAACATTCGGATACGGGTTCGGGTGAATCCTGATATTGTCGACAAAATCGCCGAGAGCGCTAATTTTTATATGGAAGCGATGGAGGGGCGGAAGGATCATCTTCTGGTCACCTTTCGCGTTAGACATCCGGAAGAGTTATTGCCTTATATCCTTGGCTGGGGTGAAGATGTCGAGGTGTTGGAGCCAGAGACTCTCCGTATCCGCATTCGGGAAGTGGTCGAAAAAATACTAAAACGCTACTGA
- a CDS encoding DinB family protein, with the protein MRSTKEALQDFEAAVERYLLELDNLELKQLLKKTNEEEWSIGQMYKHLIQSALFMHLQHVDQCLAESNETLAHEVEKTEQGRTVFEQGSFPPIRIRVPASPQYTPQQPESKKELMEGLQSVVERMRRTEPALSQASQRHKILHPGFGALNAKEWFLLVEMHYRHHLLQLERLKREL; encoded by the coding sequence ATGAGAAGTACAAAGGAAGCATTACAGGATTTTGAAGCGGCGGTAGAACGATATTTACTTGAACTGGACAACCTCGAGTTGAAGCAGCTGCTTAAAAAAACGAACGAAGAGGAATGGTCTATTGGGCAAATGTATAAGCATTTGATTCAATCGGCGTTATTTATGCATTTACAACATGTCGACCAATGTTTGGCTGAAAGTAATGAAACCTTGGCCCATGAGGTAGAAAAAACGGAGCAAGGTAGGACTGTATTCGAGCAAGGAAGTTTTCCGCCCATTCGGATCAGGGTCCCAGCTTCGCCGCAATACACCCCGCAGCAGCCAGAAAGCAAGAAAGAACTGATGGAAGGGCTACAAAGTGTGGTAGAGCGGATGAGACGAACGGAACCCGCTTTGAGTCAGGCATCTCAACGGCATAAGATTCTACATCCCGGATTCGGCGCGTTAAACGCCAAAGAGTGGTTCTTGCTGGTAGAAATGCATTACCGGCATCACTTATTGCAGTTGGAACGTTTGAAAAGGGAGCTTTGA
- a CDS encoding PLP-dependent aminotransferase family protein, producing the protein MFQDFKLVDDRPVAIQVKEYVKRLIIKGALQADQKLPSTRELSGLLKVSRNTVIAAYEGLEDDGYTYAIPGKGSYVATMVTRLAEDNGDSVGSSAWQIDWKARMNEYAGSAVELDMMKQGIRAQKGTISFTSIAPDEQLFDLGDVKRAFMDRMAIEGQVLLNYGYAKGYKPLIDYLMRYMENKGVDISGKDMLITSGFTEGFDIVLSALRPYGRRGAAICENPTHHTAIKNLKLQGFEITGIPMERDGIDVEQLEKELQKQTNHFDLAYLTPSYHNPTGIVMSAAKRSAVVKLMMRYQIPVIEDGFNEELRYSGAHIAPIIATAGQGNGVIYIGSFSKVLFPGLRVGWVLADRALINNLESIKRARTIHTSTIDQSILYQYLLNGNFDKYVKKARTEYKRKYELTKACCEAYLPETQLSGDGGLHLFLTFPSKIDTHELLEACTAQGVIFTPGDRFFIQEGEGTNTLRLGFSRVTDENIVQGIQIIGEQVRDLLKGQR; encoded by the coding sequence GTGTTCCAGGATTTCAAGCTCGTTGACGACCGTCCGGTCGCGATACAAGTGAAAGAATACGTCAAACGTTTAATTATAAAAGGGGCGCTTCAAGCGGATCAGAAGCTGCCTTCTACAAGAGAATTGAGCGGATTGCTCAAAGTGAGCCGCAATACAGTCATTGCCGCCTATGAAGGGCTGGAGGATGACGGATATACGTATGCTATTCCTGGGAAAGGCAGCTACGTAGCAACAATGGTAACCAGGTTGGCTGAAGACAACGGTGATTCTGTTGGTTCCTCTGCCTGGCAGATTGACTGGAAGGCGAGAATGAACGAGTATGCCGGGTCGGCTGTAGAGCTGGATATGATGAAGCAAGGCATCCGCGCCCAGAAAGGGACGATCTCGTTCACCAGCATTGCTCCGGATGAGCAATTATTCGATCTCGGAGATGTGAAGCGAGCCTTTATGGATCGGATGGCCATCGAAGGACAGGTGCTGCTGAACTATGGTTATGCCAAGGGTTATAAGCCGCTGATCGATTATCTGATGCGTTATATGGAGAATAAGGGTGTCGATATCAGCGGCAAGGATATGTTGATTACAAGCGGTTTTACTGAAGGCTTCGACATTGTCCTGTCTGCACTGCGTCCTTATGGACGCCGTGGAGCAGCCATTTGCGAGAATCCGACCCATCATACAGCCATCAAAAATTTGAAGCTGCAGGGGTTTGAGATTACCGGTATTCCGATGGAGCGGGACGGTATTGATGTAGAGCAACTCGAGAAGGAGCTGCAAAAGCAGACGAACCACTTCGATCTGGCTTATCTAACGCCTTCCTATCACAATCCGACCGGGATTGTCATGTCGGCAGCCAAGCGTAGTGCCGTTGTGAAATTAATGATGCGATATCAGATTCCGGTGATTGAGGATGGATTCAATGAGGAACTTCGCTACTCAGGAGCGCATATCGCACCAATAATTGCGACAGCAGGGCAAGGGAATGGTGTGATCTATATCGGAAGCTTCTCCAAGGTGCTATTCCCGGGTTTGCGGGTTGGTTGGGTGCTCGCGGATCGGGCACTGATTAACAATCTGGAGAGCATTAAGCGGGCACGCACGATTCATACATCAACGATCGATCAATCGATCCTATATCAATATTTACTGAACGGGAATTTCGATAAATATGTCAAAAAAGCTCGAACAGAATATAAGCGCAAATACGAGCTGACGAAGGCATGCTGTGAAGCATATCTCCCTGAGACACAGCTGTCTGGCGACGGGGGCTTGCATTTGTTCCTTACCTTCCCATCAAAGATAGACACACATGAACTGCTGGAAGCTTGTACGGCACAAGGGGTTATTTTTACACCGGGAGATAGATTTTTCATTCAAGAGGGAGAAGGGACAAATACATTGCGGCTTGGATTCTCACGAGTAACGGATGAGAATATCGTGCAGGGGATTCAGATCATCGGCGAGCAGGTTCGCGACCTTCTTAAGGGACAACGATAA
- a CDS encoding D-alanine--D-alanine ligase: MKIGVIMGGISSEREVSLRTGQEMIRHLDPNRYEAVPIVIDQRADLIEQVQEAEIDLALLALHGQYGEDGTVQGALETLGVPYTGSGILASSLCMNKRLSKMLLTAAGVNTPTGLCWQGMEDYNPRAVERMGYPVIVKPNTGGSSIGIQLVHHETELLKAVQESCALDQTILIESYIQGMEITCSIIDGEMLPIIGIRSAHSEWFDYTAKYEAGGAEEKVIELPPATHQRVREAALASYQLLQCNVYARVDMILCQDIPYVLEVNTLPGMTAGSLLPKSAAAAGLTFTQLLDRIISCSLRERGEEWGKLQHV; the protein is encoded by the coding sequence ATGAAGATTGGTGTTATTATGGGCGGTATTTCCTCTGAGCGTGAGGTTTCGCTGCGGACAGGTCAGGAGATGATCCGTCATCTGGATCCTAATCGCTATGAGGCGGTCCCTATTGTCATTGATCAACGAGCGGACTTAATTGAACAGGTACAGGAAGCTGAAATAGATCTCGCGCTACTAGCTCTGCATGGTCAATATGGTGAGGACGGCACGGTACAGGGTGCGCTGGAGACGCTAGGGGTTCCATATACAGGCAGTGGCATTCTGGCAAGCAGTCTGTGCATGAACAAGCGGCTATCCAAGATGCTGCTTACGGCAGCGGGCGTAAATACGCCGACAGGTCTTTGCTGGCAGGGGATGGAGGATTATAATCCTCGGGCGGTGGAACGGATGGGCTATCCCGTAATTGTGAAGCCGAATACAGGGGGATCGAGTATCGGCATCCAGCTCGTGCATCATGAGACCGAACTGCTGAAGGCTGTTCAGGAGTCCTGTGCTTTAGATCAGACGATCTTGATTGAATCTTACATTCAAGGCATGGAGATTACCTGCTCGATTATTGATGGTGAGATGCTGCCGATTATCGGCATTCGTTCTGCTCATTCGGAGTGGTTCGACTACACGGCAAAATATGAGGCTGGCGGTGCTGAGGAGAAGGTGATCGAGCTTCCTCCTGCTACCCATCAGCGTGTGCGCGAGGCGGCGCTTGCCAGCTATCAACTGCTGCAGTGCAACGTCTATGCCAGGGTCGATATGATCTTGTGTCAGGATATCCCTTACGTGCTGGAAGTCAATACTTTACCGGGAATGACCGCAGGTAGCCTACTTCCCAAGAGTGCGGCAGCGGCAGGGCTGACCTTTACACAGCTGCTGGATCGAATTATTTCCTGCTCGCTTCGGGAGCGGGGAGAGGAATGGGGGAAGCTGCAGCATGTATAA
- a CDS encoding aminotransferase class I/II-fold pyridoxal phosphate-dependent enzyme — MYNEKNAGQFLSSSVRDIRPSGIRAFFDLNAADGDTIALGVGEPDFVTPEKVREACIQALREGKTKYTSNAGLMELREELSSYLVNSFALSYDPCHEIFVTVGSSEAVDLALRAVLDPGDEVLIPAPSYVAYEPITHLHSGKIVEVTTKPEEHFKLTPQSLQAAITPHSKVLMLNYPSNPTGSIMTEQDWQPIAELVVQHNLVVISDEVYAELTYGRKHVSIASLPGMKERTIVISGFSKAFAMTGWRVGYACGPRELIAGMLKIHQYTAMCAPTIAQIAALESLRYGLAAKDEMMASYNERRKLFVAGLNAIGLTCREPEGAFYAFPSITSTGMSSEQFALLLLKEAKVAVVPGHVFGSGGEGFIRCSYATSLTDLEKALERIGRFMQTKEFHSKSISRILRDQTCSCL; from the coding sequence ATGTATAATGAAAAGAATGCAGGACAATTTTTGTCCTCAAGTGTACGGGACATTCGACCATCAGGAATCCGCGCTTTCTTTGATCTGAATGCGGCGGACGGAGATACGATCGCTCTCGGAGTTGGGGAACCGGATTTCGTTACACCGGAAAAGGTACGTGAAGCCTGCATTCAGGCCTTGCGTGAAGGGAAGACAAAATACACCTCCAACGCTGGCTTGATGGAGCTACGCGAGGAACTCTCGTCTTATTTAGTTAACAGCTTCGCACTTTCCTATGACCCCTGTCATGAAATCTTCGTGACGGTCGGAAGCAGTGAGGCTGTGGATTTGGCGCTGCGGGCCGTGCTCGATCCGGGGGATGAGGTATTAATTCCGGCACCAAGCTATGTAGCCTATGAACCGATCACCCATCTGCATAGCGGTAAAATTGTAGAGGTAACAACAAAGCCGGAGGAGCATTTCAAGCTGACACCACAATCATTACAGGCGGCGATTACGCCCCATTCTAAGGTTTTGATGCTTAATTATCCGAGTAATCCGACCGGATCAATCATGACAGAACAGGATTGGCAGCCCATTGCAGAACTCGTGGTCCAGCATAATCTGGTGGTCATTTCGGATGAAGTGTATGCTGAGCTGACCTATGGCAGAAAGCATGTAAGTATTGCTTCCTTACCAGGGATGAAGGAGCGTACGATCGTTATTAGCGGTTTCTCCAAGGCGTTTGCGATGACAGGCTGGCGGGTAGGCTATGCTTGCGGTCCGCGTGAGTTGATAGCAGGCATGCTGAAAATCCATCAGTATACGGCCATGTGTGCTCCTACAATAGCACAGATCGCGGCTCTCGAATCATTGCGTTATGGTCTGGCCGCCAAAGATGAGATGATGGCGAGCTATAATGAACGTCGCAAGCTGTTTGTAGCGGGATTGAATGCGATCGGGTTAACCTGTCGTGAACCTGAAGGAGCATTCTATGCATTTCCTTCTATTACATCTACAGGGATGTCATCGGAACAGTTCGCTCTACTACTACTGAAGGAAGCGAAAGTCGCAGTTGTGCCAGGTCATGTATTTGGATCGGGAGGAGAGGGCTTTATCCGCTGCTCATACGCAACCTCGCTCACTGATTTGGAGAAAGCGCTGGAGAGGATAGGAAGGTTTATGCAGACGAAAGAATTTCATTCTAAGAGCATCTCTCGGATTCTTAGAGACCAAACTTGCTC